The sequence below is a genomic window from Halodesulfurarchaeum sp. HSR-GB.
CCGCAACTCGCCCGTCCCTGTGATCGTCGCTCGGTGAGTGGCTGCGACTGAGACCGATGGACGGACGTGGTGTTCTCTTAGGCGAGGAGTGAAAACAAGCCATAGGATCCCACGACCGCCATCGTCGGCGTGATGACCCAGAGCGCCACGATACGTGCCGTAGCTGCGGGGTCAAACAGACTTTCGGCGGACAGTTCCTCCGGGTCTTTCTCGCCAATGCTAGACACACGATCCCCGGATGCGTGCTGCCTGTCCGGGTGAGGAGACTCGCCTTCAGCGAGTTCGCCCACAGTCGGGCCCGCAGCGACCCCCTTGTCGTCCTCAACTGGGTGAAGTTTGAGTGCACCAGTCGTAAACGTTGGAGCGGATTCATCGGCAGGGGACTGTGTGACTATTTCTGCGAGCGTCCGCGCTCGGCTTGCACGGCCCCACCCGAGCCCAATGATGCAACTGGTGGTACTCACGGCGAGGCTGGCTGGAATTCCGAGCCACGAGAGGATAGTGATGATCGTCGCACCCACGGTCGAAACGATGAGCGCTGCCAGAATCGGCATGTCAGTAACATCGTTGCCAACGGTTGCCAGCGTCCGCCGGGCAATCGTGAATCCGCCCACACTGATGGCCCCGACCGCGAGGAGAATCGCCGGGCTGGGGTCGAGGGAACCGTTGCCGACGAGCGGGGCGACCGCGTTCGCCGCGTTCGAGGCTCCGGCGCTGAACCCCATGTAGCAGGCAATTGCCACCACAAGCGCCGACCCGATCAGATCCCGAGGTGCCACGTTATCGTTGACCGATAGCTGTGGGAGCCCCCCCTGGGTATCGATTGCGATCAACGGGTTCGTGAGGCGACCAAATTCGAATTTGGCGTCGAGGTGCGGGTACAGATATCTGCCGATAAACGCACCTGTGAAGACGGCGATCAACGGGGCGACGATCCATGCCGACAGGATAGTAAACATCAGCGCAGTGTTGAGCGTCCCCGTTGCCAATCCGAGTCCGACGATTGCTGCGACGGCTGTCATCGAGGTTGACGCCGGGACACCGTAGAGGTTCGAGATCAGGAGCGCGAGCCCGGTGAAAAAGAGGACGCCAACGCTCGCTGCGGGTGTAAAGGCTGCTGCATCGACGATTTCGGTACTCATCGTCGTGATGACCTTCCGCCCGATCGTCCACGCTCCGAGGAACGCGAACACGGTAAACAGTGCTCCAGCGGTGACTTTTCTGACGGCCCGGCTGCCGACCGCCGGACCGAAGGCAACACCGGTTGATGACCCGCCGATATTGTACCCGACGAATACTGCTACCAGAAACCCCAAGAGAATCAGTAATTCTGCCACGTGTCTGCGATTCGGTTCCCACACGAAAAAATAGTGCCGTTTCACTGCTGAACTGTTGGCTACGAGCGATAGACGCAGTAATACGGAGATTTAGTGATTCACAACTGAAGTCCCACTAGTCTCTACCGATTCGTCTCCACACGGGTTGTCCAAAGATCAGTGACTGATATGCGCGTGTAGTAGCAGTGTCTGTCAGTCCCGTCTGTGACGCTTGCTCGGGCTGTAGACCGGCGTCAGTATTGTTAGCCTCATTAGTGGTACCGGCAGAACAGCCACACGGTACGTTTCGTCTGCCTGTAGGTCGCCAAGGCGGGGCTCTTGCTCCGGTACCTCAACCATATCGCTCGTTACACTCTTTGAACGTGCCCAAGGACAGACAACGAAGTTGCTCTGAAGTCTACATTTATAGACTTCACACCGGATACGCGACGGAGAATACAGTATTTTGCTGTCTGCAACTACTCCGGCGCTACAACGTCCTCACACGCCGGATACTCAGTCCACACGCCCTCGGCGCCGTCGTCCTTCTCGTACTCAATAAGAATCCACGCTTCCGATATGTTCTCACCACATTCCGGACAGCGACCGAGAATCGATTCGTCAGCGTTCATGGAAAGGGATGGAAGGAGCGTGTGACAGTGTTCCTTCCAAATGAATTTCAATCGAGCTTGAACCTAAGCCTTTGGCGGCTTTGCGGGTCGAACGCACCGGATTTCCGGTGGATACAGATCACCAGTAGAATTAATTCATAGCCACCAAAACCTCCGAATCCATGAGTGTCCGCACAGTACTTACTCGGCTGCTGCCCGGCGACGAGACAGAGGTCGTCGTGGAGTGCCGTCAGTGCGGTGAGAATCTTGGGTCGGGCGCAGATGAGTGTCCCAAGTGTGGGTCAGACGAGATAGCGCGCTTCCAGATTTCAGAGTGAACTATAGCGTTCGGGATACATCAGTCAATATCAACCAGATATATTCTACCACTAGAAAGGTCGATATCTATGTCCTCTGTCCTGACCGGTTATGTTCTCGTAGATCAGTTCCATCTCATGCCAGAGTCGCGTCTCCCATCTTGTATGCTCCGAAGGAATCAATTTGCGGGTTGTCAGCTAATCGTGTGACCAATACAAACGATCGGCCTTGTTTAGACGCTCCCGAAATCGTGAGTTAGCGCCTGTATTGGCTGAGCAGGATCAGTGTATAAGAGCCTCTCTGTCTGATTTTGTGCTTCGGATAGCAACCGTTACGTCCGATCTACACCGGGTCTAAACAAGGCCCAAACGATCTATTCAGCAGGACCCGATGCTAATTGCCTACTGAATGTCGAGGTTCTATATCCGCTGTCAGTCGGCGAAACGAGGAGGACAGTCTATGGCCAGGGGATCCACAGGAACAACTCACTACTGACAGTAGTCAATCACCCGCGAATCCTGTAGATGGTTTTAGTAAACGTAACGAGATGCATAGCTATGGACACATTACAATCGAACGGCAGTCCGTTCTGGGAGTACCGATGGTAAACGTCGCGCTCTCAGTGGGACAACTCGTCTTAGCGCTGTTTCTCGTGGTGCTCAACGGCTTTTTTGTCGCTGCAGAGTTCGCCTTCGTTCGGATTCGGGGGACATCGGTTGACCAGCTCGTCGAGGAGGGGCGCCCGGGGTCGGGGACACTCCAAGGAGTAATGACCAATCTCGATAACTACCTCGCCACGACGCAACTCGGCATCACCATCGCCTCGCTCGGGTTGGGGTGGGTCGGCGAACCCGCCGTGGCGGCGCTCATCGAACCCGTACTGGAACCGATTCTCCCGGCGGGTCTCATCCATCTCGTCGCGTTCGCAATCGGCTTCAGTCTCATCACGTTCCTCCACGTCGTCTTCGGTGAACTCGCGCCGAAGACGATCGCAATCTCCCAAACCGAGCGACTCTCGCTGTTTCTCGCCCCGCCAATGAAGTTCTTTTATTACATCCTCTATCCGGGAATTGTGGTGTTCAACGGGGCAGCCAACGCGTTCACGCGGTCGCTCGGTGTGCCGCCCGCTTCCGAAACGGATGAGACACTCGGTGAGCGAGAGCTCCTCCGAGTACTAACACGGTCGGGCGAGGGAGGGGACATCGACGTTGCGGAAGTGACGATGATCGAGCGGGTCTTCGATCTCGACGACATCGTGGTGCGGGAGGTCATGGTTCCACGACCGGACGTGGTGAGCGTTCCGGCCGATGCCCCCCTCTCCGACCTCCAGTCGATCATCCTCGAGGCTGGTCATACGCGCTATCCAGTTCTCGATGCCGACGACGGCGACCAGGTGATCGGATTCGTCGACGCCAAGGACGTGTTACGAGCCGAGGTGGAGGGCGAGGACGCCGAGGTAGTCGGCGACATCGCCCGCGAGATCGTCATCGCTCCCGAGACGATGGCACTGAGCGATCTCCTGAGACAGTTCAGAGAAGATCAACAGCAAATGGTCGCAGTTATCGACGAGTGGGGGGCATTCGAGGGGATTGCAACGGTTGAAGACGTCGTCGAGGCGCTCGTTGGAGACCTCCGGGATGAGTTTGATATGGACGAGCGTGAACCCTCGATTCGCCGGCGTGGCGATGAGGGGTACGACATTGACGGGGGCGTCCCGCTATCGAAAATCAACGACATGATCGAGGGAGAGTTCACAAGTGAAGAGGTCGAAACGATCGGTGGACTGGTACTCGAGCAACTCAACCGCGCGCCAGAACGTGGCGATCGCGTTGAGGTCGACGGGTACGTCGTCGAGGTGACGAGCGTTGAGGGGACCCGAATTTCGACGGTCTGGGTTCACGAACATGAAGAGGATGATTCAGTGGTGGACTGATCGGGATTATGGTAGCCGGTCGG
It includes:
- a CDS encoding anion permease — encoded protein: MAELLILLGFLVAVFVGYNIGGSSTGVAFGPAVGSRAVRKVTAGALFTVFAFLGAWTIGRKVITTMSTEIVDAAAFTPAASVGVLFFTGLALLISNLYGVPASTSMTAVAAIVGLGLATGTLNTALMFTILSAWIVAPLIAVFTGAFIGRYLYPHLDAKFEFGRLTNPLIAIDTQGGLPQLSVNDNVAPRDLIGSALVVAIACYMGFSAGASNAANAVAPLVGNGSLDPSPAILLAVGAISVGGFTIARRTLATVGNDVTDMPILAALIVSTVGATIITILSWLGIPASLAVSTTSCIIGLGWGRASRARTLAEIVTQSPADESAPTFTTGALKLHPVEDDKGVAAGPTVGELAEGESPHPDRQHASGDRVSSIGEKDPEELSAESLFDPAATARIVALWVITPTMAVVGSYGLFSLLA
- a CDS encoding hemolysin family protein codes for the protein MVNVALSVGQLVLALFLVVLNGFFVAAEFAFVRIRGTSVDQLVEEGRPGSGTLQGVMTNLDNYLATTQLGITIASLGLGWVGEPAVAALIEPVLEPILPAGLIHLVAFAIGFSLITFLHVVFGELAPKTIAISQTERLSLFLAPPMKFFYYILYPGIVVFNGAANAFTRSLGVPPASETDETLGERELLRVLTRSGEGGDIDVAEVTMIERVFDLDDIVVREVMVPRPDVVSVPADAPLSDLQSIILEAGHTRYPVLDADDGDQVIGFVDAKDVLRAEVEGEDAEVVGDIAREIVIAPETMALSDLLRQFREDQQQMVAVIDEWGAFEGIATVEDVVEALVGDLRDEFDMDEREPSIRRRGDEGYDIDGGVPLSKINDMIEGEFTSEEVETIGGLVLEQLNRAPERGDRVEVDGYVVEVTSVEGTRISTVWVHEHEEDDSVVD